A region from the Salvia splendens isolate huo1 chromosome 15, SspV2, whole genome shotgun sequence genome encodes:
- the LOC121768497 gene encoding (+)-pulegone reductase-like: MGEEIRYKQVIFSNYVKTSVKESDLSLRTSKIQLKIPCGCDGVVLVKNLYLSIDPFILALMKNQELDLPSFTLDSVSLGQPIYGFGVSKVLDSSHPNFKTGELVWGFTGWEEYSLIKDPDQLFKIQDKDLPISYFIGILGMPGMTAYVGFFKFCSPKKGETVYVSAASGAVGQLVGQFAKIAGCYVVGSAGNKEKVDLLKNKFRFDEAFNYKEEQDYNAALKRYFPDGIDIYFDNVGGKMLEAVLNSMRLNGRVALCGMISQYNSLEQPEGVHNLINALVKRVRMEGFFTSDHYHLYPKFLEMVVPLIKEEKITYVEDIAEGIESAPGALFGLYSGRNVGKLLVVVARE, translated from the exons ATGGGTGAGGAAATTAGATACAAGCAAGTGATATTCAGCAACTATGTCAAAACATCTGTGAAAGAATCCGATTTGTCGCTGagaacttccaaaattcagctCAAAATTCCCTGCGGTTGCGACGGCGTCGTTTTGGTGAAGAATCTCTACTTATCCATCGATCCTTTTATTCTTGCCCTCATGAAGAATCAGGAGCTTGATTTACCTTCTTTCACACTGGATTCTgtaagtttag GACAACCTATTTATGGATTTGGAGTGTCGAAAGTACTGGATTCGTCTCATCCAAATTTCAAGACGGGCGAGCTAGTTTGGGGGTTTACTGGCTGGGAGGAGTATAGCCTTATTAAAGATCCAGACCAATTGTTTAAGATTCAAGATAAAGATTTGCCCATCTCTTATTTTATAGGGATTCTTG GCATGCCTGGCATGACAGCTTATGTTGGTTTTTTCAAGTTTTGCTCTCCCAAAAAGGGGGAAACTGTGTATGTCTCTGCTGCATCCGGAGCTGTTGGTCAGCTCGTTGGTCAGTTTGCAAAGATCGCAGGGTGTTACGTTGTTGGGAGTGCGGGGAACAAAGAAAAG GTCGATCTCTTGAAGAACAAATTCAGGTTTGACGAAGCATTCAACTACAAAGAAGAGCAAGACTATAATGCAGCGTTGAAGAG GTACTTCCCCGATGGCATCGACATCTACTTTGACAACGTGGGAGGGAAGATGCTCGAAGCGGTGCTAAACAGCATGAGACTCAACGGCCGTGTTGCGCTTTGTGGGATGATCTCCCAATACAACAGCCTTGAGCAGCCCGAAGGCGTCCACAACTTGATTAACGCATTAGTAAAACGGGTCCGTATGGAAGGATTTTTCACTAGCGACCACTACCATCTCTACCCCAAGTTCCTGGAGATGGTTGTGCCTCTAATCAAGGAAGAGAAGATCACATACGTCGAAGACATAGCCGAAGGCATTGAAAGCGCGCCTGGGGCTCTCTTTGGCTTATACTCCGGTCGCAACGTAGGGAAGCTGTTGGTGGTGGTTGCTCGTGAGTAA